In a single window of the Pseudomonas oryzihabitans genome:
- the aroQ gene encoding type II 3-dehydroquinate dehydratase — MKILMLHGINHNMFGKRDPVQYGTVTLAEIDARLTALGAELGVEVESFQSNHEGAMVERIHRGYEEGVDAVLINAGAWTHYSYGIRDALAILTVPVVELHMSNIHAREGFRHHSVFAEIVLGQIAGFGVDSYLLALRAAVSAAQARRA; from the coding sequence ATGAAGATCCTGATGTTGCACGGTATCAACCACAATATGTTTGGCAAGCGCGACCCGGTGCAGTACGGCACCGTGACCCTGGCCGAGATCGACGCCAGGCTAACGGCCCTGGGTGCTGAACTGGGCGTCGAGGTGGAAAGCTTCCAGAGCAACCACGAAGGGGCGATGGTGGAGCGCATCCATCGTGGCTATGAGGAGGGCGTCGACGCGGTACTGATCAACGCTGGCGCCTGGACCCACTACAGCTACGGCATCCGCGACGCCTTGGCGATCCTCACCGTGCCGGTGGTGGAGCTGCACATGTCCAACATCCATGCCCGTGAAGGCTTCCGCCATCATTCGGTGTTCGCCGAGATCGTGCTGGGGCAGATCGCCGGCTTCGGCGTGGACAGCTATTTGCTAGCGCTACGCGCGGCAGTGAGCGCGGCCCAGGCGCGAAGGGCCTGA